The following coding sequences lie in one Vicugna pacos chromosome 5, VicPac4, whole genome shotgun sequence genomic window:
- the CASP10 gene encoding LOW QUALITY PROTEIN: caspase-10 (The sequence of the model RefSeq protein was modified relative to this genomic sequence to represent the inferred CDS: deleted 1 base in 1 codon), producing MTSQGGSLSSNLDDNCQVNFRGKLLIIDSNLGDQDVERLKFLCRDLIAHKSLEKSNSALDIFDYLLAEELLSEEDPFFLAELLYIIKQKSLLRHLPYTKEQVERLLPARRKVSLFRNLLYELSEDISSENLKSMIFLLRESIPKVQMTSLSFLAYLEKQAQIDEDNLTLLEDLCKKIVPNLTRKIEKYKREKASQVVTPPVATGTESLHQGEEELFSHSDIKQLLGGLSEGSWQDEHAGSNRGRATPVSTEMSGASVDTVTSETNTKETAVYRMDRRHRGHCVVVNNHSFTSLSERPGTNKDAECLERVFQWLGFSVQVYVNVTKSRLEEVLREYKSHPGHADGDCFVFCVLTHGKFGAVYSSDGDLIPIREIMSYFTAQQCPGLAHKPKLFFIQACQGEEIQPSVSIEADAINPEHVTHSLQDSIPVEADFLLGLATVPGYVSFRHVEEGSWYIQSLYNHLKELVPRQEDILSILTAVNDDVSRQVDKRGKKKQMPQPAFTLRKKSYSPSHRKNFYYSGILINL from the exons ATGACATCTCAAGGCGGAAGTCTGAGTTCCAATTTAGATGATAACTGTCAAGTGAACTTTCGAGGGAAGCTTCTGATTATAGACTCCAACCTGGGGGATCAAGATGTGGAGCGCTTAAAGTTTCTCTGCCGGGACCTCATTGCCCACAAGAGCCTAGAGAAGTCCAACTCAGCCTTGGATATTTTTGATTATCTGTTGGCAGAGGAGCTGCTGAGCGAGGAGGACCCCTTCTTCCTAGCGGAACTCCTCTACATCATCAAGCAGAAATCCCTGCTGCGGCACCTCCCCTACACCAAAGAGCAGGTGGAGCGCTTGCTGCCGGCCCGCAGGAAGGTCTCCCTGTTCAG AAACCTGCTCTATGAACTGTCAGAAGACATCAGCTCAGAGAACTTAAAGAGCATGATCTTCCTTCTGAGGGAGTCGATTCCGAAAGTCCAGATG ACCTCTCTAAGTTTCCTGGCATATCTGGAGAAACAAGCCCAAATAGATGAAGATAATCTGACGTTACTGGAGGATCTCTGCAAAAAAATTGTACCTAACCTTACgagaaagatagaaaaatataaaagagagaaaG CGTCCCAGGTAGTGACACCTCCGGTAGCCACGGGAACTGAGtcattgcatcaaggagaagagGAACTATTTTCCCACTCAGACATTAAACAATTACTTGGAGGCTTATCG GAGGGGTCCTGGCAAGATGAGCATGCAGGGAGTAACC GTGGCAGAGCAACCCCGGTCTCCACGGAGATGTCAGGAGCATCTGTTGACACTGTAACATCTGAAACCAACACAAAG GAGACCGCTGTGTACAGGATGGATCGGAGACACAGAGGGCACTGTGTTGTTGTCAACAACCACAGCTTCACCTCACTGTCAGAAAGACCAGGGACCAACAAAGATGCTG agtGTCTGGAGCGCGTGTTTCAGTGGCTCGGGTTCAGTGTACAAGTGTATGTCAACGTGACTAAAAGTCGCCTAGAGGAGGTTCTGCGGGAATATAAGAGTCATCCAGGCCATGCTGATGGAGACTGCtttgtgttctgtgttctgaCCCACGGGAAATTTGGAGCTGTCTACTCTTCTGATGGGGACCTCATTCCCATTCGGGAGATCATGTCTTACTTCACAGCCCAGCAGTGCCCCGGCCTGGCTCACAAACCCAAGCTCTTTTTCATCCAAGCCTGTCAAGGTGAAGAGATACAACCCTCCGTATCCATTGAGGCAGATGCTATAAATCCTGAGCACGTGACCCATTCCCTCCAGGACAGCATTCCTGTTGAGGCGGATTTCCTTCTTGGCCTGGCCACTGTCCCCGGCTATGTATCTTTTCGGCATGTAGAGGAAGGTAGCTGGTACATCCAATCTCTGTATAATCATCTGAAGGAGTTGGTCCCAAG ACAGGAAGATATCTTATCCATTCTCACCGCTGTCAACGATGATGTGAGTCGACAAGTGGACAAACgcggaaaaaaaaaacagatgcctCAGCCTGCTTTCACACTACGTAAG AAGTCATATTCCCCGTCCCACAGGAAGAACTTTTATTATAGTGGAATTCTGATCAACTTGTAG